In Chiroxiphia lanceolata isolate bChiLan1 chromosome 2, bChiLan1.pri, whole genome shotgun sequence, a single genomic region encodes these proteins:
- the C2H11orf87 gene encoding uncharacterized protein C11orf87 homolog, with product MSAKLSKELRLSLPPCLLNRTSTTLNTSTTCITQVGQLFQSFSSTLVLIVLVTLIFCLILLSLTTFHIHKRKMKKRKMQKAQEEYERDHCARSSNSSSQHPGTVVQGEAAQGRDSRLGRPPQDLEIQRSSPSAAPGSQQAQVCLDTAGAGLLQTEILS from the coding sequence ATGAGTGCCAAGCTCTCCAAGGAGTTGAGGCTGTCCCTGCCGCCTTGTCTTCTGAACAGGACATCCACCACCTTAAATACCAGCACCACCTGCATCACCCAAGTGGGTCAGCTCTTCCAGTCCTTCTCATCCACCCTGGTTTTAATTGTCCTAGTCACCCTCATCTTCTGCCTGatcctcctctccctcaccACCTTCCACATCCacaagaggaagatgaagaaacGGAAAATGCAAAAGGCTCAGGAGGAGTATGAACGGGACCACTGTGCCCGCAGCAGCAATAGCAGCAgccagcaccctgggacagtggtgcagggagaggcagcccAAGGAAGAGACAGCCGACTGGGAAGACCCCCCCAGGACTTGGAGATCCAGCGCtcctctccctcagcagccccCGGCTCTCAGCAAGCACAGGTTTGTTTGGACACAGCTGGTGCAGGGCTCCTGCAGACGGAGATTTTATCATGA